The proteins below are encoded in one region of Oenanthe melanoleuca isolate GR-GAL-2019-014 chromosome 4A, OMel1.0, whole genome shotgun sequence:
- the LAMP2 gene encoding lysosome-associated membrane glycoprotein 2 isoform X2, which produces MTAGEVFVAPARPGRSPCPGVPAAAGSSSSAAAMGPRRPAASCRRLLLPLLLLGVSGFFQSYAVEVDIKDASNATCLYANWMMRFLITYESNNGDYKNTTLNLSSNVTHNGSTCGNDTQAALVAVQFGDGHSWSINVTKNNETYQGEFITLTYNTNDTTVFPDAKRKGPVTVLMKDPSPPVQLNTVYVCHNSYLIEAENTTQIFWNVTMQAFVQNGTVSKKESRCSADTPTSAPSVPPTIANVTTASITTVSPTPTTPKPVENPDTGNYSLKSGNKTCFLATVGLQLNVSQDKPLLININPKTTIADGACGNTTATLKLNDGNSTLIGFTFAVKNTSTTVQKFYLREVNVTLLNRLNGSVISSADNSNFSKWDAFLGSSYMCRKEQTLQINEDVQVHTFNLWIQPFLVEANKFATAQECSLDDDSILIPIIVGAALAVLIAIIVVAYIIGRRKSYAGYQTL; this is translated from the exons ATGACCGCTGGCGAGGTTTTTGTCGCGCCCGCTCGCCCCGGCCGCTCGCCGTGCCCCGGtgtccccgccgccgccggcagcagcagcagcgccgccgccatgggcccgcgccgccccgccgcctcctGCCGCCGCCTGCtcctgccgctgctgctgctcggcGTCTCCG GTTTTTTCCAGTCCTATGCAGTTGAAGTAGATATAAAGGATGCTTCTAATGCTACGTGCCTGTATGCAAATTGGATGATGAGGTTCTTGATAACATATGAATCAAACAATGGTGATTAT aaaaacaCAACTCTGAATTTGTCATCGAATGTGACACACAATGGAAGCACCTGTGGCAATGACACACAAGCTGCCCTTGTGGCAGTGCAGTTTGGAGACGGTCATTCTTGGAGCATTAATGTCACAAAAAACAATGAAACTTACCAGGGGGAGTTCATCACACTGACCTACAACACCAATGACACGACTGTATTTCCTGATGCTAAAAGAAAAG GACCAGTTACTGTTCTTATGAAGGATCCTTCGCCTCCAGTTCAACTGAATACTGTCTACGTGTGTCATAATTCCTACTTAATTGAAGCAGAAAACACAACGCAGATTTTCTGGAATGTTACTATGCAGGCTTTTGTTCAGAATGGCACAGTCAGTAAAAAAG aGTCTAGGTGTTCTGCTGATACACCTACTTCTGCACCTAGTGTTCCACCTACTATTGCAAATGTAACTACTGCATCCATCACTACTGTGTCTCCTACTCCAACTACTCCCAAACCTGTGGAGAATCCGGACACAGGAAACTACTCTCTTAAAAGTGGAAATAAGACTTGTTTCCTGGCGACTGTGGGGCTGCAATTGAATGTTTCTCAAGACAAg CCTCTTCTGATCAACATCAATCCAAAGACAACTATCGCAGATGGTGCCTGTGGTAACACAACAGCCACTCTGAAATTGAATGATGGAAATAGCACACTGATTGGTTTCACATTTGCTGTT aaaaatacaagtaCAACTGTACAAAAATTTTATCTGAGAGAGGTGAATGTTACGCTGCTCAACCGTCTGAATGGTTCTG TCATTTCAAGTGCAGATAACAGCAATTTCAGCAAGTGGGATGCTTTCCTTGGTAGCTCTTACATGTGCCGAAAAGAGCAAACTCTTCAGATCAATGAGGATGTTCAAGTACATACTTTTAATCTATGGATTCAGCCATTCCTTGTGGAGGCAAATAAGTTTGCTACAG CCCAGGAGTGTTCGCTGGATGATGACAGCATTCTAATCCCAATTATAGTTGGTGCTGCACTTGCTGTCTTGATTGCCATTATAGTGGTTGCTTACATAAttggcagaagaaaaagctATGCTGGATATCAAACTTTGTGA
- the LAMP2 gene encoding lysosome-associated membrane glycoprotein 2 isoform X1, which yields MTAGEVFVAPARPGRSPCPGVPAAAGSSSSAAAMGPRRPAASCRRLLLPLLLLGVSGFFQSYAVEVDIKDASNATCLYANWMMRFLITYESNNGDYKNTTLNLSSNVTHNGSTCGNDTQAALVAVQFGDGHSWSINVTKNNETYQGEFITLTYNTNDTTVFPDAKRKGPVTVLMKDPSPPVQLNTVYVCHNSYLIEAENTTQIFWNVTMQAFVQNGTVSKKESRCSADTPTSAPSVPPTIANVTTASITTVSPTPTTPKPVENPDTGNYSLKSGNKTCFLATVGLQLNVSQDKPLLININPKTTIADGACGNTTATLKLNDGNSTLIGFTFAVKNTSTTVQKFYLREVNVTLLNRLNGSVISSADNSNFSKWDAFLGSSYMCRKEQTLQINEDVQVHTFNLWIQPFLVEANKFATAEECIADSDLNFLIPIAVGVALGFLIILVFISYIIGRRKSRTGYQSV from the exons ATGACCGCTGGCGAGGTTTTTGTCGCGCCCGCTCGCCCCGGCCGCTCGCCGTGCCCCGGtgtccccgccgccgccggcagcagcagcagcgccgccgccatgggcccgcgccgccccgccgcctcctGCCGCCGCCTGCtcctgccgctgctgctgctcggcGTCTCCG GTTTTTTCCAGTCCTATGCAGTTGAAGTAGATATAAAGGATGCTTCTAATGCTACGTGCCTGTATGCAAATTGGATGATGAGGTTCTTGATAACATATGAATCAAACAATGGTGATTAT aaaaacaCAACTCTGAATTTGTCATCGAATGTGACACACAATGGAAGCACCTGTGGCAATGACACACAAGCTGCCCTTGTGGCAGTGCAGTTTGGAGACGGTCATTCTTGGAGCATTAATGTCACAAAAAACAATGAAACTTACCAGGGGGAGTTCATCACACTGACCTACAACACCAATGACACGACTGTATTTCCTGATGCTAAAAGAAAAG GACCAGTTACTGTTCTTATGAAGGATCCTTCGCCTCCAGTTCAACTGAATACTGTCTACGTGTGTCATAATTCCTACTTAATTGAAGCAGAAAACACAACGCAGATTTTCTGGAATGTTACTATGCAGGCTTTTGTTCAGAATGGCACAGTCAGTAAAAAAG aGTCTAGGTGTTCTGCTGATACACCTACTTCTGCACCTAGTGTTCCACCTACTATTGCAAATGTAACTACTGCATCCATCACTACTGTGTCTCCTACTCCAACTACTCCCAAACCTGTGGAGAATCCGGACACAGGAAACTACTCTCTTAAAAGTGGAAATAAGACTTGTTTCCTGGCGACTGTGGGGCTGCAATTGAATGTTTCTCAAGACAAg CCTCTTCTGATCAACATCAATCCAAAGACAACTATCGCAGATGGTGCCTGTGGTAACACAACAGCCACTCTGAAATTGAATGATGGAAATAGCACACTGATTGGTTTCACATTTGCTGTT aaaaatacaagtaCAACTGTACAAAAATTTTATCTGAGAGAGGTGAATGTTACGCTGCTCAACCGTCTGAATGGTTCTG TCATTTCAAGTGCAGATAACAGCAATTTCAGCAAGTGGGATGCTTTCCTTGGTAGCTCTTACATGTGCCGAAAAGAGCAAACTCTTCAGATCAATGAGGATGTTCAAGTACATACTTTTAATCTATGGATTCAGCCATTCCTTGTGGAGGCAAATAAGTTTGCTACAG ctgaagaaTGCATTGCTGATTCTGACCTGAACTTTCTTATTCCCATCGCAGTGGGTGTGGCGCTTGGATTCCTTATCATTCTTGTCTTTATATCTTATATCattggaagaagaaaaagtcGTACTGGCTATCAGTCTGTATAA